The following coding sequences are from one Oncorhynchus clarkii lewisi isolate Uvic-CL-2024 chromosome 20, UVic_Ocla_1.0, whole genome shotgun sequence window:
- the LOC139375923 gene encoding DET1- and DDB1-associated protein 1-like produces the protein MDKADFLKGLPVFNKSNFSRFHADSVCKTSNRRPSVYLPIREYPSEQIIVTEKTNILLRYLHQQWDKKNAAKKREQEHSEGENTAPPRKIARTDSQELNEDS, from the exons ATGGATAAG GCAGATTTTTTAAAAGGACTACCTGTCTTCAACAAAAGCAATTTCAGCAGATTTCACGCAGATTCTGTCTGCAAAACTTCA AACCGGAGGCCCTCTGTGTATCTTCCAATTCGGGAGTATCCATCAGAACAGA TCATTGTCACAGAGAAGACAAATATTCTATTGAGATACCTTCACCAACAGTGGGACAAAAAG AATGCAGCCAAAAAGCGGGAGCAGGAGCACAGTGAGGGGGAGAACACTGCACCTCCCCGGAAAATTGCCAGAACGGACAGTCAGGAGTTGAATGAGGACTCGTAG
- the LOC139377281 gene encoding uncharacterized protein has product MNIIRSSFSRFHGVICFTRIVAPQLPASSGHQPRALSGWVLSRASVPPQTSRCGPLTSQAEGAGVFQQLPWYHQQIRTGKRGTEYQPKNIKRKRTHGWIKRISTQGGIEVILRRMLKGRKSLSH; this is encoded by the exons ATGAATATTATCAGGTCGTCATTTTCCCGGTTTCATGGAGTGATATGCTTCACCAG GATTGTTGCACCACAGCTTCCAGCATCCAGTGGCCACCAGCCACGAGCACTGAGTGGTTGGGTGCTGTCCCGGGCCAGTGTACCTCCCCAGACCTCTCGGTGTGGACCTCTCACATCACAGGCAGAGGGGGCAGGGGTGTTTCAGCAACTCCCCTGGTACCACCAGCAGATTCGCACAGGGAAGCGGGGCACAGAGTATCAGCCCAAGAATATAAAGCGTAAGAGGACCCATGGCTGGATCAAGAGGATCAGCACTCAGGGTGGCATCGAGGTGATTCTCCGAAGAATGCTGAAAGGGCGAAAATCCCTGTCACACTAA